In one window of Kitasatospora sp. MMS16-BH015 DNA:
- a CDS encoding phosphatidylserine decarboxylase: MPISPSPHTSVPAGRRPRVTIARGATPWFVPTLATAAITTALTRRSGKWAIAAVPACALSAGMLWFFRDPEREITAGRVISPADGVVQSIDAWPDGRTRVAIFMSPLNVHVNRAPLPGTVTSVEHIAGGFVPAFNKDSDRNERVVWHFDTELGDIEMVQIAGAVARRIVPYMAAGTKVEQGERVGLIRFGSRVDTYLPPGVEVGVEVGQKTTAGVTRLDRD; this comes from the coding sequence ATGCCCATCAGCCCGTCCCCTCACACCTCCGTTCCGGCCGGTCGGCGCCCTCGCGTGACGATCGCCCGCGGAGCCACCCCTTGGTTCGTGCCGACCCTGGCCACCGCCGCGATCACCACCGCCCTCACCCGGCGCAGCGGCAAGTGGGCCATCGCGGCCGTTCCGGCCTGTGCGCTGAGCGCGGGCATGCTGTGGTTCTTCCGTGACCCCGAGCGTGAGATCACCGCCGGGAGAGTCATCTCCCCCGCCGACGGTGTGGTGCAGAGCATCGACGCGTGGCCGGACGGCCGCACCCGCGTCGCGATCTTCATGAGCCCGCTCAACGTGCACGTCAACCGCGCGCCGCTGCCCGGCACCGTGACCTCCGTGGAGCACATCGCCGGCGGCTTCGTGCCGGCGTTCAACAAGGACAGCGACCGCAACGAGCGGGTCGTCTGGCACTTCGACACCGAGCTCGGCGACATCGAGATGGTGCAGATCGCGGGGGCCGTGGCCCGCCGCATCGTGCCGTACATGGCCGCCGGGACCAAGGTCGAGCAGGGCGAGCGGGTCGGCCTGATCCGCTTCGGCTCCCGCGTCGACACCTACCTCCCGCCCGGCGTCGAGGTCGGCGTCGAGGTGGGCCAGAAGACCAC
- a CDS encoding acyl-CoA dehydrogenase family protein — translation MARLAQTDGLTEIQRDILATVRDFVEKEIIPVATELEHKDEYPTAIVEGMKQLGLFGLTIPEEFGGLGESLLTYALVVEEIARGWMSVSGIVNTHFIVAHMINAHGTQEQKEYFLPKMAAGELRGAFSMSEPALGSDVSAISTKGVKDGDHYVINGQKMWLTNGGTSSVVAVLCKTDEGGSSPYKNMTTFLIEKTPGFGPNESVPGLTVPGKIEKMGYKGVDTTELVLQDVRIPANRVLGGEPGKGFYQMMDGVEVGRVNVAARGCGVARRAFELGISYAQQRSTFGKKIAEHQAIQFKLAEMATKVEAAHQMMVMAARKKDSGERNDLEAGMAKYLASEYCKEVVEDAFRIHGGYGFSKEYEIERLYREAPMLLIGEGTAEIQKMIVGRRLLEEYRIAE, via the coding sequence ATGGCACGCCTCGCACAGACCGACGGCCTCACCGAGATCCAGCGGGACATCCTCGCCACCGTGCGGGACTTCGTCGAGAAGGAGATCATCCCGGTCGCCACCGAGCTGGAGCACAAGGACGAGTACCCGACCGCGATCGTCGAGGGGATGAAGCAGCTCGGCCTGTTCGGCCTGACCATCCCCGAGGAGTTCGGCGGGCTCGGCGAGTCGCTGCTCACCTACGCCCTGGTGGTGGAGGAGATCGCCCGCGGCTGGATGTCCGTCTCCGGCATCGTGAACACCCACTTCATCGTGGCCCACATGATCAACGCGCACGGCACCCAGGAGCAGAAGGAGTACTTCCTGCCCAAGATGGCCGCCGGAGAGCTGCGCGGGGCCTTCTCGATGTCCGAGCCGGCCCTCGGCTCCGACGTGTCGGCGATCTCCACCAAGGGCGTCAAGGACGGCGACCACTACGTCATCAACGGCCAGAAGATGTGGCTGACCAACGGCGGCACCTCCAGCGTCGTGGCGGTGCTCTGCAAGACCGACGAGGGCGGCTCCAGCCCGTACAAGAACATGACCACCTTCCTGATCGAGAAGACCCCGGGCTTCGGCCCGAACGAGTCGGTGCCCGGCCTCACCGTGCCCGGCAAGATCGAGAAGATGGGCTACAAGGGCGTCGACACCACCGAGCTGGTGCTCCAGGACGTCCGGATCCCGGCGAACCGCGTCCTCGGCGGGGAGCCCGGCAAGGGCTTCTACCAGATGATGGACGGCGTCGAGGTCGGCCGGGTCAACGTGGCCGCCCGCGGCTGCGGAGTGGCCCGCCGCGCCTTCGAGCTGGGCATCTCCTACGCCCAGCAGCGCTCCACCTTCGGCAAGAAGATCGCCGAGCACCAGGCCATCCAGTTCAAGCTGGCCGAGATGGCCACCAAGGTCGAGGCCGCGCACCAGATGATGGTGATGGCCGCCCGCAAGAAGGACAGCGGCGAGCGCAACGACCTCGAGGCGGGCATGGCCAAGTACCTGGCCTCCGAGTACTGCAAGGAGGTCGTGGAGGACGCCTTCCGCATCCACGGCGGCTACGGCTTCTCCAAGGAGTACGAGATCGAGCGGCTCTACCGCGAGGCCCCGATGCTGCTGATCGGTGAAGGAACTGCGGAGATTCAGAAGATGATCGTCGGCCGCCGCCTGCTCGAGGAGTACCGCATCGCCGAGTAG
- a CDS encoding MaoC family dehydratase → MQFGRTYEEFEVGAVYKHWPGKTVTEYDDHLFCLLTMNHHPLHLDANYATTTVQGQNVVVGNYIYSILLGMSVEDVSGKALANLEIESLRHIAPTFHGDTIYGETTVLDKNMTSKPDRGIVHVETKGYKQDGTVVCIFRRKVMVPTEKYLEERGGDQPGRPTPLS, encoded by the coding sequence ATGCAGTTCGGACGCACCTACGAGGAGTTCGAGGTCGGGGCGGTCTACAAGCACTGGCCCGGGAAGACGGTCACCGAGTACGACGACCACCTCTTCTGCCTGCTCACCATGAACCACCACCCGCTGCACCTGGACGCCAACTACGCGACCACCACCGTGCAGGGCCAGAACGTCGTGGTCGGCAACTACATCTACTCGATCCTGCTCGGCATGAGCGTCGAGGACGTCTCCGGCAAGGCGCTCGCCAACCTGGAGATCGAGTCGCTGCGCCACATCGCGCCGACCTTCCACGGCGACACCATCTACGGCGAGACCACGGTCCTCGACAAGAACATGACCTCGAAGCCGGACCGCGGCATCGTCCACGTCGAGACCAAGGGCTACAAGCAGGACGGCACGGTCGTCTGCATCTTCCGCCGCAAGGTGATGGTGCCGACCGAGAAGTACCTGGAGGAGCGCGGCGGCGACCAGCCGGGCCGCCCGACTCCCCTCTCCTAA
- a CDS encoding CoA ester lyase, with amino-acid sequence MTNVNRLRPRRSCLAVPGSNPRFLEKAQGLPADQVFLDLEDACAPLVKESARHNIVDALNNGDWGKKTKVVRVNDWTTHWTYRDVITVVEGAGQNLDCIMLPKVQTAEQVKALDLLLTQIEKTMGFEVGKIGIEAQIENAKGLINVDAIAEASPRVETIIFGPADFMASINMKSLVVGEQPPGYDADAYHYILMRILMAARANDLQAIDGPYLQIRNAEGYRAVAGRSAALGFDGKWVLHPDQVAAANEIYSPSQEDYDHAELILDAYDWCTSEAGGFKGSAMLGDEMIDEASRKMALVVSGKGRAAGMQRTSKFEAPEA; translated from the coding sequence ATGACCAACGTGAACCGCCTCCGGCCGCGCCGCTCCTGCCTGGCCGTGCCCGGCAGCAACCCGCGCTTCCTGGAGAAGGCCCAGGGCCTTCCGGCCGACCAGGTCTTCCTCGACCTGGAGGACGCCTGCGCCCCCCTGGTCAAGGAGAGCGCCCGCCACAACATCGTGGACGCGCTCAACAATGGCGACTGGGGCAAGAAGACCAAGGTCGTCCGGGTCAACGACTGGACCACCCACTGGACCTATCGGGACGTCATCACCGTCGTCGAGGGCGCGGGCCAGAACCTGGACTGCATCATGCTGCCCAAGGTGCAGACGGCCGAGCAGGTCAAGGCGCTCGACCTGCTGCTCACCCAGATCGAGAAGACCATGGGCTTCGAGGTCGGCAAGATCGGCATCGAGGCGCAGATCGAGAACGCCAAGGGCCTGATCAACGTCGACGCGATCGCCGAGGCCTCCCCCCGCGTGGAGACCATCATCTTCGGCCCGGCCGACTTCATGGCCTCGATCAACATGAAGTCCCTGGTGGTCGGCGAGCAGCCCCCCGGCTACGACGCCGACGCCTACCACTACATCCTGATGCGCATCCTGATGGCCGCCCGCGCCAACGACCTGCAGGCCATCGACGGCCCCTACCTGCAGATCCGCAACGCGGAGGGCTACCGCGCGGTGGCCGGCCGCTCCGCCGCCCTGGGCTTCGACGGCAAGTGGGTGCTCCACCCGGACCAGGTCGCCGCCGCGAACGAGATCTACTCGCCCTCGCAGGAGGACTACGACCACGCCGAGCTGATCCTCGACGCCTACGACTGGTGCACCTCCGAGGCCGGCGGCTTCAAGGGCTCCGCGATGCTCGGCGACGAGATGATCGACGAGGCCAGCCGCAAGATGGCCCTGGTCGTCTCCGGCAAGGGCCGGGCCGCCGGCATGCAGCGCACGTCCAAGTTCGAAGCCCCGGAGGCCTGA
- a CDS encoding protein meaA has product MSEPLKRDRPWLMRTYAGHSTAKDSNALYRRNLAKGQTGLSVAFDLPTQTGYDSDHILARGEVGRVGVPVGHVGDMRTLFEGIPLEQTNTSMTINATAMWLLAMYQVVAEEQGADIAKLTGTTQNDIVKEYLSRGTHVFPPGPSVRLITDMIAYTVANIPKWNPINICSYHLQEAGATPVQEIAYAMCTAISVLDAVRDSGQVAPERMGEVVSRISFFVNAGVRFVEEMCKMRAFTQLWEKVTSERYGITDPKQRRFRYGVQVNSLGLTEAQPENNVQRIVLEMLAVTLSKDARARAVQLPAWNEALGLPRPWDQQWSLRIQQVLAYESDLLEYGDIFNGSAVIEAKTAELLAGAEAEIAKVLEMGGVIPAVESGYLKSNLVAAHAARRARIEAGEDKIVGVNCFDTTEESPLTADLDTAIMVVDPASEQSVLAQLETWRGQRDEAAAQAALAELKAVAATEANLMAATLACARAGVTTGEWSFALREVFGEYRAPTGVGGAPVAVAAEPGGELAAVREAVAATAAELGAGKLRLLVGKPGLDGHSNGAEQIAVRARDAGFEVVYQGIRLTPEQIVAAAVAEDVHCVGLSILSGAHPELVPDVLYRLRRAGVEDVPVIVGGIIPAADGEALKAAGVAAVFTPKDFGITTIIGRIVDEIRLANRLQPWAATTAPTA; this is encoded by the coding sequence ATGAGCGAGCCCTTGAAGCGCGACCGCCCGTGGCTGATGCGTACCTACGCCGGTCACTCCACGGCGAAGGACTCCAACGCGCTCTACCGGCGCAACCTGGCGAAGGGCCAGACCGGTCTCTCGGTCGCCTTCGACCTGCCCACCCAGACCGGCTACGACTCGGACCACATCCTGGCCCGCGGCGAGGTCGGCCGGGTCGGGGTGCCGGTGGGCCACGTCGGCGACATGCGGACGCTCTTCGAGGGCATCCCGCTGGAGCAGACCAACACCTCCATGACGATCAACGCGACGGCCATGTGGCTGCTCGCCATGTACCAGGTGGTCGCCGAGGAGCAGGGCGCGGACATCGCCAAGCTCACCGGCACCACCCAGAACGACATCGTCAAGGAGTACCTGTCGCGCGGGACGCACGTCTTCCCGCCCGGCCCCTCGGTGCGCCTGATCACCGACATGATCGCGTACACCGTCGCGAACATCCCCAAGTGGAACCCGATCAACATCTGCAGCTACCACCTGCAGGAGGCCGGGGCGACCCCCGTCCAGGAGATCGCGTACGCGATGTGCACCGCGATCAGCGTGCTGGACGCCGTCCGCGACTCGGGGCAGGTCGCCCCGGAGCGGATGGGCGAGGTGGTCTCGCGGATCAGCTTCTTCGTGAACGCGGGCGTCCGCTTCGTCGAGGAGATGTGCAAGATGCGGGCCTTCACCCAGCTCTGGGAGAAGGTCACCAGCGAGCGCTACGGGATCACCGACCCCAAGCAGCGCCGGTTCCGCTACGGCGTGCAGGTCAACTCGCTCGGCCTGACCGAGGCGCAGCCGGAGAACAACGTCCAGCGGATCGTGCTGGAGATGCTGGCCGTCACCCTCTCCAAGGACGCCCGTGCGCGGGCCGTCCAGCTGCCGGCCTGGAACGAGGCGCTGGGCCTGCCCCGGCCCTGGGACCAGCAGTGGTCGCTGCGGATCCAGCAGGTGCTGGCCTACGAGTCCGACCTGCTCGAGTACGGCGACATCTTCAACGGCTCGGCGGTCATCGAGGCCAAGACGGCCGAGCTGCTCGCCGGGGCCGAGGCGGAGATCGCCAAGGTGCTGGAGATGGGCGGGGTGATCCCGGCCGTCGAGTCCGGCTACCTGAAGTCCAACCTGGTGGCCGCGCACGCGGCGCGCCGGGCCCGGATCGAGGCCGGGGAGGACAAGATCGTCGGGGTGAACTGCTTCGACACCACCGAGGAGAGCCCGCTGACGGCCGACCTGGACACCGCGATCATGGTGGTCGACCCGGCCTCCGAGCAGTCCGTGCTGGCCCAGCTGGAGACCTGGCGCGGGCAGCGCGACGAGGCCGCGGCCCAGGCCGCACTGGCCGAGCTCAAGGCCGTGGCCGCGACCGAGGCCAACCTGATGGCCGCCACCCTGGCCTGTGCCCGGGCCGGGGTCACCACCGGCGAGTGGTCCTTCGCGCTGCGCGAGGTCTTCGGCGAGTACCGGGCCCCCACCGGCGTGGGCGGCGCCCCCGTCGCCGTGGCGGCCGAGCCCGGCGGCGAGCTGGCCGCCGTCCGCGAGGCGGTGGCCGCGACCGCCGCCGAGCTGGGCGCGGGCAAGCTGCGCCTGCTGGTCGGCAAGCCGGGCCTGGACGGCCACTCCAACGGCGCCGAGCAGATCGCCGTCCGGGCCCGCGACGCCGGCTTCGAGGTGGTCTACCAGGGCATCCGGCTGACCCCCGAGCAGATCGTCGCCGCCGCCGTGGCGGAGGACGTGCACTGCGTGGGCCTGTCCATCCTGTCGGGTGCCCACCCGGAGCTGGTGCCGGACGTGCTCTACCGGCTGCGGCGCGCGGGGGTGGAGGATGTGCCGGTGATCGTCGGTGGCATCATCCCCGCAGCGGACGGCGAGGCCCTCAAGGCCGCCGGCGTCGCCGCGGTCTTCACCCCGAAGGACTTCGGCATCACCACCATCATCGGCCGGATCGTCGACGAGATCCGGCTGGCCAACAGGCTTCAGCCCTGGGCCGCGACCACGGCCCCGACTGCCTGA
- the ccrA gene encoding crotonyl-CoA carboxylase/reductase, which translates to MQEILDAILSTDSTSADFANLALPEHYRAVTLHKDEEQMFAGLDSRDKDPRKSLHLDEVALPELGPGEALVAVMASSVNYNTVWSSIFEPVSTFGFLERYGRLSPLTKRHDLPYHVLGSDLAGVVLRTGAGVNAWKPGDEVVAHCLSVELESPDGHNDTMMDPEQRIWGFETNFGGLAQIALVKTNQLLPKPKHLSWEEAASPGLVNSTAYRQLVSRNGAGMKQGDNVLIWGASGGLGSYATQYALAGGATPICVVSSPQKAEICRAMGAEAIIDRSAEGYKFWKDEQNQDPREWKRLGGKIREFTGGEDVDIVFEHPGRETFGASVYVTRKGGTIVTCASTSGFMHQYDNRYLWMSLKRIVGSHFANYREAFEANRLVAKGKIHPTVSKVYSLEETGQAALDVHQNKHQGKVGVLCLAPEEGLGVRDHELREKHLPAINRFRNI; encoded by the coding sequence ATGCAGGAAATCCTCGACGCAATCCTCTCCACCGACAGCACCTCGGCGGACTTCGCCAACCTGGCGCTTCCGGAGCACTACCGCGCCGTGACGCTCCACAAGGACGAGGAGCAGATGTTCGCGGGCCTCGACAGCCGCGACAAGGACCCCCGTAAGTCCCTCCACCTCGACGAGGTCGCCCTCCCGGAGCTCGGCCCGGGCGAGGCCCTGGTCGCCGTGATGGCCAGCTCGGTGAACTACAACACCGTCTGGTCCTCGATCTTCGAGCCGGTCTCCACCTTCGGCTTCCTGGAGCGCTACGGCCGCCTCTCCCCGCTGACCAAGCGCCACGACCTGCCGTACCACGTGCTCGGTTCCGACCTCGCGGGCGTGGTGCTGCGCACCGGCGCGGGCGTCAACGCCTGGAAGCCGGGCGACGAGGTCGTCGCGCACTGCCTCTCCGTCGAGCTGGAGAGCCCGGACGGCCACAACGACACGATGATGGACCCGGAGCAGCGCATCTGGGGCTTCGAGACCAACTTCGGCGGCCTGGCCCAGATCGCCCTGGTCAAGACCAACCAGCTGCTGCCCAAGCCCAAGCACCTCAGCTGGGAGGAGGCCGCCTCCCCCGGCCTGGTCAACTCCACCGCCTACCGCCAGCTGGTCTCGCGCAACGGCGCCGGCATGAAGCAGGGCGACAACGTGCTGATCTGGGGCGCCAGCGGCGGCCTCGGCTCGTACGCCACCCAGTACGCGCTGGCCGGCGGCGCCACCCCGATCTGCGTGGTCTCCTCGCCGCAGAAGGCCGAGATCTGCCGCGCCATGGGCGCCGAGGCGATCATCGACCGCTCCGCCGAGGGCTACAAGTTCTGGAAGGACGAGCAGAACCAGGACCCGCGCGAGTGGAAGCGCCTGGGCGGCAAGATCCGCGAGTTCACCGGCGGCGAGGACGTGGACATCGTCTTCGAGCACCCGGGCCGCGAGACCTTCGGCGCCTCGGTCTACGTCACCCGCAAGGGCGGCACCATCGTCACCTGCGCCTCCACCTCCGGCTTCATGCACCAGTACGACAACCGCTACCTGTGGATGTCGCTCAAGCGGATCGTCGGCTCGCACTTCGCCAACTACCGCGAGGCCTTCGAGGCCAACCGCCTGGTCGCCAAGGGCAAGATCCACCCGACCGTGTCCAAGGTCTACTCCCTGGAGGAGACCGGCCAGGCCGCCCTGGACGTGCACCAGAACAAGCACCAGGGCAAGGTCGGCGTGCTCTGCCTCGCCCCCGAGGAGGGCCTGGGCGTGCGCGACCACGAGCTGCGTGAGAAGCACCTGCCGGCCATCAACCGCTTCCGGAACATCTGA
- a CDS encoding TetR family transcriptional regulator, with protein MDRPQSTPATPLQPAEQPEAARPEPGAGTRRAAAQRLQMRQDLAAAAMELFATQGYEETTVDQIAAAAGVARRTFFRYFRSKEEAIFPDHDDTLVRVADLLASADYEEHPLDVVCRGIKEVLRMYASTPGVSVARYQLIRQVPALREREIAVVSRYERLFTRYLLGRFDAAEEIPPGWQRGGDDDSMLAEVSAAAVVAAHNHVLRRWLRAGGLGDVEAQLDHSFEVIRNTFWATAPRGARRRGFGVAPGANGDTVAGGEASAISALSATPGGEVLITVARTDAPLELVVDSIRAALGGAQAG; from the coding sequence ATGGACCGGCCACAGTCAACCCCCGCCACGCCCCTGCAGCCCGCCGAGCAGCCGGAGGCGGCCCGCCCCGAGCCGGGTGCGGGCACCCGGCGGGCGGCGGCGCAGCGGCTGCAGATGCGGCAGGACCTGGCGGCGGCGGCGATGGAGCTGTTCGCCACCCAGGGGTACGAGGAGACCACGGTCGACCAGATCGCGGCCGCCGCCGGGGTGGCCCGGCGCACCTTCTTCCGGTACTTCCGGTCGAAGGAGGAGGCGATCTTCCCGGACCACGACGACACCCTGGTGCGGGTGGCCGACCTGCTGGCCAGCGCGGACTACGAGGAGCACCCGCTCGACGTGGTCTGCCGGGGCATCAAGGAGGTGCTGCGGATGTACGCCTCCACCCCGGGTGTGTCCGTCGCGCGGTACCAGCTGATCCGTCAGGTGCCGGCCCTGCGCGAGCGGGAGATCGCGGTGGTCTCCCGGTACGAGCGGCTCTTCACCCGGTACCTGCTGGGCCGGTTCGACGCGGCCGAGGAGATCCCGCCGGGCTGGCAGCGCGGCGGGGACGACGACTCGATGCTGGCCGAGGTCTCGGCGGCGGCGGTGGTCGCGGCCCACAACCACGTGCTGCGGCGCTGGCTGCGGGCCGGCGGTCTGGGCGACGTGGAGGCGCAGCTCGACCACTCCTTCGAGGTCATCCGCAACACCTTCTGGGCCACCGCGCCCCGGGGGGCCAGACGCCGCGGTTTCGGTGTGGCACCCGGTGCCAACGGTGACACGGTGGCCGGCGGAGAGGCGAGTGCCATCAGCGCACTCAGTGCCACCCCCGGCGGTGAGGTACTCATCACAGTCGCCCGGACCGACGCTCCGCTGGAGCTGGTGGTCGACTCCATCCGCGCCGCCCTGGGTGGCGCACAAGCTGGCTGA
- a CDS encoding 3-hydroxyacyl-CoA dehydrogenase family protein gives MERPFPTVAVVGLGTMGAGIAVAIARSGRRVIGIEADAHAAGRALARIQESTAHAVERGRLTAEERGELLALISVGDELAAAAAAQLVIEEVPEQLELKREIFAELDRICPPETVLATGTTALSVTRIAAATARPERVLGVHFFNPVHSMKLVEVVRTVLTGPQAAEDVAEFARSLGKEPVAAGDRAGFIVNGLLFAYLNQAAAMYESKYATREDIDAAMRLGCGLPMGPLALLDLIGVDTARTVLEAMYEQSRDRLHAPAPILGQLVSAGLLGRKSGRGFYTYEAPGSSKVVTEAAKGAAARTAGREVNEIAVCGSGTMATGIVEVFAKAGYRVLLAARSQEKAENAKAQLTKSLERSVAKGRLSAEQRDAALANVTPTGRYEDLASADLVVEAVAEDLTVKRELFATLDKICKPGAVLATTTSSLPVISCATATSRPQDVIGMHFFNPAPAMKLVEVVSTVLTASDVTATVLEICAKVKKHAVECGDRAGFIVNALLFPYLNDAVRMLQEHYATVDDIDTAMKLGCGYPMGPFELLDVVGLDVSLTIEQVLHQEFREPGLAAAPLLEHLVAAGCLGRKTGRGFRDHARR, from the coding sequence ATGGAGCGTCCCTTCCCCACCGTCGCCGTGGTCGGCCTCGGCACCATGGGTGCCGGCATCGCCGTCGCGATCGCCCGGAGCGGGCGGCGGGTGATCGGCATCGAGGCCGACGCCCACGCCGCCGGGCGGGCGCTGGCCCGGATCCAGGAGTCGACCGCGCACGCCGTGGAGCGCGGGCGGCTGACCGCCGAAGAGCGGGGCGAGCTGCTGGCGCTGATCTCGGTCGGCGACGAGCTGGCCGCCGCCGCTGCCGCCCAGCTGGTGATCGAGGAGGTGCCCGAGCAGCTGGAGCTGAAGCGGGAGATCTTCGCCGAGCTGGACCGGATCTGCCCGCCGGAGACGGTGCTGGCGACCGGTACCACCGCGCTCAGCGTGACCCGGATCGCCGCCGCCACCGCCCGGCCCGAGCGGGTGCTCGGGGTGCACTTCTTCAACCCGGTGCACAGCATGAAGCTGGTCGAGGTGGTCCGCACCGTGCTGACCGGCCCGCAGGCCGCCGAGGACGTGGCCGAGTTCGCCCGCAGCCTGGGCAAGGAGCCGGTGGCCGCGGGCGACCGGGCCGGCTTCATCGTCAACGGCCTGCTCTTCGCGTACCTCAACCAGGCCGCCGCGATGTACGAGTCCAAGTACGCCACCCGGGAGGACATCGACGCCGCGATGCGGCTGGGCTGCGGCCTGCCGATGGGCCCGCTGGCGCTGCTGGACCTGATCGGCGTGGACACCGCCCGCACCGTGCTCGAGGCGATGTACGAGCAGTCCCGCGACCGGCTGCACGCCCCGGCGCCGATCCTGGGCCAGCTGGTCTCGGCCGGGCTGCTCGGCCGCAAGAGCGGGCGCGGCTTCTACACCTACGAGGCGCCGGGCTCCTCCAAGGTGGTCACCGAGGCCGCCAAGGGCGCCGCGGCCCGCACCGCCGGCCGCGAGGTGAACGAGATCGCGGTCTGCGGCTCGGGCACCATGGCCACCGGCATCGTGGAGGTCTTCGCCAAGGCCGGGTACCGGGTGCTGCTCGCGGCCCGCAGCCAGGAGAAGGCGGAGAACGCCAAGGCGCAGCTGACGAAGTCGCTGGAACGTTCGGTGGCCAAGGGCCGGCTCAGCGCCGAGCAGCGGGACGCGGCGCTGGCCAACGTGACCCCCACCGGCCGGTACGAGGACCTGGCCAGCGCCGACCTGGTGGTCGAGGCGGTCGCGGAGGACCTCACGGTCAAGCGCGAGCTGTTCGCCACCCTGGACAAGATCTGCAAGCCGGGCGCGGTGCTGGCCACCACCACCTCCAGCCTCCCGGTGATCAGCTGCGCGACGGCGACCAGCCGCCCGCAGGACGTGATCGGGATGCACTTCTTCAACCCGGCCCCGGCGATGAAGCTGGTCGAGGTGGTCTCCACTGTGCTGACCGCGTCCGATGTGACGGCCACCGTGCTGGAGATCTGCGCCAAGGTGAAGAAGCACGCGGTGGAGTGCGGCGACCGGGCCGGCTTCATCGTGAACGCGCTGCTCTTCCCGTACCTGAACGACGCGGTGCGGATGCTGCAGGAGCACTACGCGACGGTGGACGACATCGACACCGCGATGAAGCTGGGCTGCGGCTACCCGATGGGCCCGTTCGAGCTGCTGGACGTGGTCGGCCTGGACGTCTCGCTGACCATCGAGCAGGTGCTGCACCAGGAGTTCCGCGAGCCGGGCCTGGCCGCGGCGCCGCTGCTGGAGCACCTGGTGGCGGCCGGGTGCCTGGGCCGCAAGACCGGGCGCGGCTTCCGCGACCACGCCCGCCGATGA